CATGAGCATTTTTGGCATGGTGGATATCTTCCATTTCATGTCAACTGTGACTATGACAAAGTGAGCCATTTGAGTGACAAACAAAGAGTGAATGCACCCCGGGTCCTTAACCAACGCAGGAAGTACCTAGTTCAGCAttctgcacatagtaggtgcttaaaacATGCTGGTAACGGATGGACCATTTGACTCAAGAAACCTGCTGATATATGGAACACTTACTGAGTGTACCCAATAAATGTTTAAGAACATGACTTTAATGTCTAATAAATGTAGTATGAACACGACTTAAAACAGTTTATATTATTGTTGTACTTCCCTAAAGAAAATCTGTAAACATCTGGTGAATGTCAAATTAATGGTAGAACATTTAAAATTGGCCAAAAAATGCCCAGAAAACGTTTGGCCCTTCAGCACCCAAAGCTCCCAAAATAGAACGTTAAAACATCTCGGCTAGAGGGATTTCAGTAGTCTGAAAAATTGCATACCTGAGTGGCTTAAATGTTCTCTCCCAAATTTTAAATAAGTGCAAGGAGTTTCTAACACTCAGGAATTGCATAAGTTTTCATCTTTccacaaaataaaacattgaatgATACAGAGGTAGCATAACTTactaaattaacttttaaaataaagaaaaaaaagcaaggttATTTTCAATAGTCTTATTAGAACTATCATGTTTAATTCTCGCAATCCAGGCTTTCTTCTACCTGGTTTTAGACATCTCATTATTCTCACCCCCTTTTTTACTGCAAGGATGCTGACGAgcccaggcagccctgggcccTGTGGCATCTACTGCAACATCGATGATAGAATCTGGAGTCACCCATCTCAGGAAAACAAGGAAGAGAAAGTTCAATACAGCCAACAAAGCAAAAATGCAGCCTGTCACTGGGCCACAGTGAGAGATGAGTCTGTCCAGTCGTTTGTCCATCGATAACACAGCTTCCCCTGCCACGCGGTCGTATACCTGGTGGGAGAGAGGCCAAGAATGAGCACGCTGACCCACCAGCAGCAGCGACCTGCACAGGCCAGGAATGCTTTAGAGGTGTCAACAGAAGCTGCTTAcatttcattgttgttgttacAGTAACGATGTGATTAGTGAAAGAAATGCCACTCATCTGTGCCACTCAATTCAACGCTTAGGGAGTGCCTATTCTGGACAAAATACTGGGGTAGATGGTGAGTGATACCAAGATGAACATACCATGGCTCTTGTCCCCCGGGAGACCACCATCAACATTTAATCAACTACGAGAATTCCAAAGTCTGAGAAGTTGGAACAGCTTTTCGGGACACCTCTGTCGAGGCCATATTTAATTTAGCAGGGACTCCCTGAAGCAGGACTCGCCCTTTAAACTTCTTTGGCTCGGCTGAGAGGCTCTCTGGCAGACATCAGCTGCAATCAGGGTTACAATCTAGTGTGCTTCTGGGTACACAGAGGCTCCTCTTTCCACAGCCATCGGCGGCTGCATTGCTGAGCACAGATGGGGAGGATATAAGAAATGTTTCATGGATTCCAAAcaaaaggagagggaagagaggggggGATATTTGGGTAGATGGTATAGGTCAAACACTGGCAAACAAAGCTTATTGCTGAGAACTGGTAGTAGAtggcttgctttttattttaagtactgCTAAGCACTAAactcagaaatattaaaaaaaaaaaaaaagatctttgaaaATTCTTATCTCAGATACACAAAATGGGCCAGCATGAgtgttttaaattgcatttgaGCATTACTTGTACTCATTCTCACGTATCAGACCTGTAAAGCATCCCCTTTTGAACTCAAGAAAGTTATGACGTGCGGTGCAAATTCTACACGTCAGTGGCCTCTGAAAGATACAGGTTGTTTTCATCTAGCTCCTCTACCCTGAGGACATTTGGAATACATTTTAAGCAGAATTATGTCAAGCATTATGCTGAGTCTGgcgaattaaaacttaaaaagaatgttTCAGCATGAACACTGATTTAATTTCTTGATCAATTTCCTAACTAGCACAATTAAACTAAGAAGGAAGAGTTGAAAGGGATGGAATGTCCTACGTGGAACAGGTAGAATTAAAAGAGCAACTACAAACTCACCTGTGTGTCCACCTTTATTTCTAGGCCAATTAAGCGAAGTAATTTATGATCTCAAGtgacaaaataataatttaccACTATGAAGAGAATGACAGGGATGACAGTCCATTATAGGCAAGGACTAgcttttttctgaatatatactACGAATCGCCACAGAGTGTAAAACCGAAAACGATACAGATGtcttaatattattttaagaataacTAAAAGCACATTTGTGGTTTCAAAAAACCCTAATTCACTCCTTTAACATATGCTGATAAATTGTCACTGTATCTCTCTGGCGCTGAATTGACTATCGACATAGCTCAGACTTCTGAGGTTTACATGATGTCGATCAAGAAGATGAAGTCACAACTTACAGAGCCATGGTTCTCAATCAGGATGGGTTTCATGGGAAAAAAACCTGTCTAACCAAATATCCCTGCCAATCATTCCCAAATTCCACCTCTGCTCTTCAAGGGTCATGTTAGAACCGAGCAGTGTCTGGGGAGGCAGGCGGGCCGGAGCAGAAAAGGCCCAGAGCCTGCCAAGTCTCCCTAGGCGACTGTGACATGTGCTCACAGCAGGTCATCAGTGCTGCACCCCAACTTCCAAAGGAAAGCCAGGACATGTAGTTCTCTCATATGGGTGGAGATACCGCAAAACTTCTCCAAAGTTGAGTATCTCAGAGATATTTCAGTCAAAACTGTTTGTTGACACAAACATCTCATTATTTCAGTGGAAAATGTATTGTATGTGTCAAtttttagagattaaaaagaGTTTTATTGGACTTAGATTCAAATATGGGCTCACCTCATGTACGGGAATTTACAATTTAAAGCAAATAAGAAAGCCTTTCTGCTTCCTCAGCTCCATCTTGCTCTCTACTTTGGGCCAGAAATGAGCTGCTGAACACAATTAGAGTAGAAATAAAGCACTCTCTTCTCCACACTCCCGACTGACTGTCTTTCTGGTTCGCAGCTTCTATACACTAAGAAGCAGAGTCTTCCCACCCAGCTTGTTACGTGGTAATCAGAGACAGGAGGCAGACGAAGTGACGAGAGGTACTTAAATACAGGACAAAACCGAGGAGAATAAATGAAGTCCTGACCTCGAAATAAAGACGCATTTCCCACAACTGTACTCCCCCACTTAAGGGCATCACCCTGTCTTGTGCACCTGTCTTTTGGACATTCTCCACTGCTGCCTTTTATTGGTGATCCTACTTTCAACATGTGTCATGTGCAGTCTGAATTCTAACTTACTACATTCTCCGTCAGGCCAAAGATGCAAAAAAGTCCCTTTCCTGTGGAAAAATCACAGCAGCTAGCAAAAGTGACACAAGAGTTTTAGGAAGCAGCCTGAATTAAGTATTTGCACGTTATAAAGCTGCCGCAATGGCTAAACAAAGCCACTTATTTTCTAATGGACCTACGTGCTTTAGAATTATCAACGGCCTCAAAAAAACATCTAAGAGCAGATTTTAGTATTAGTTTTGCCTCCAATCGTTGTGACTTCTAGAAAATTTTGTAACTTCTTTATGCCCAGTTTAATGAAAGGTCTAGATGCTGCATCACTGCTATTTTCAGATGTCAAATGCAACGATATGACTAGAAACTTAGCCTAGCATATGCCAAAAGTAATACATAGTTCATCTCTTTTCATTTGGAAGAGATGTCATAAACTTAAGCAACAGAGCAGAAATGGTAAACGTATGTAAGCAGCAGCAAACATGTACATGAAACATCAAGTAAGATTCAGACACAATCTTCAAATACCCTTTTCTTAGCAGGTGACATACTTTTTCGGTTCTCTCCGCAACGTTCCTCCAAGTGTAGAAAGTCTTTACTATGTTATGGATCTTTTCTGGAGGCAGCAATGCTCCCGACTTCAGTTGGGAAATAGCTTTTTCCAACCCCTCACACAAAGATTTCACAGAAGGCTCACATAAAATGATAAGACTTTCTGGAAGTACTTCAGGAATTCCGCCAACCCTGGTACTCACAAccttaaaaggaaaacaagaaccTATGATCCACCACAGTTCGTATCTTGGGAAAAGCAGCAAAACCCACTTTGAAAAGTATTACAGTATCTGtctgattatttttcaaaatacaagaGACCCCAATAACGTAAGCCCTCAAAGCTTTTTACCTGTAAACCACAACTGGCTGCTTCCACAATGGCCATGCAGAATGCTTCAGTAAGGGaagtattaagaaaaatatgtccTTGAACTAAGACATTTCTAACATCCTTGTGTTCTAAGGCTCCCAAGAGATGCACTCTGAtttttgaaataagagaaaaaagaggggaGTGAAAATCATGCGACAACAGAAACATCATTTACTAGCCAAGTGTGCTACTCAGGTTATATTTGGATTCTTATTGGTTCTAATGTTTTCCACCTTAAAAGATTAATATACCCAACTCTGATCTAAAAGAAAAGGTCATATAAAGTTGTTTGGTTAAAACTTGTACAGCTAACAGATTTCTAACTTTTGCCACATGTATCAAATTGCATCTTCTCCAAAATCAGTCTGCATTCAATGAAACTATTAACACACCTGGATGAGTAAATGTTAAGATTTCTAAGAAGGAAAATGTCCCTTTTAAATTGCTGCTTCACGTGCCCACAGCTCATGTCATCTAAGTTACCGAGGAAGAGAAATGTTCGAATCTGTACATGCAGAGCAATTTATAATGATTTGGGCCACACTACTTAAATCACAATTTACGATGGCTGGAGAATCTGCAAATATTTCCAATTAAAGTGGGGGTTTCTTTTGGTGCATTCTAGGGTGCCCCAACCACTGCCCCCAAATAATTTTGGgctaacagaaaaaaatgaaattacgaATGCTTTAACTAGGAtttcccattttatatatatatatattttaaaataggccTTGCACTACATTTTTCATCAAGTACATACAGGAGATACAGCCCACTTAATGCAGGTACGTAGCCAAAACTAAACTTAGGTAACTGCTATTTTCTCACCCAAGACAGTATGGAATCCATCAATACCTGTCATGTAGCTGGTATCTTTCTCGTACTTCTTCCAAAATGATTCTCTTTGGTCCCTCTCCACCAATTACGAAATTTAAATCAGGGTATTTCTGACAGAGTTCAGGTATTATACCACTAAGCAAATCGGTCCCTGAAAACAAAAAGTTGAATGTTGGAGATATtaataattaaacttaaaaaaaaatcatcagaactACCAAGAATCTGCTCACTTTGAAAAATATTAGCTATGCCTTCCCTAAATAGAGAAACTGATTCTCTTAAACCTTTCCTGGAAGGGTGAAATCTTTCATGAACTGCCAGGAGTTCCCCAAGAGTTGCAATTGAAGACATATACACTGACATCCATTGCTCCCTTCCACACGCCCAACGTGTGCCTGATTCTGTTTCATTTCAACACAATGTTCTTTAAGTTACTCAGCTGTGCTTATGCATCGCCTACTGCCAAAAAATGCATTTGAGGTAGCTAACATTTCAGTTAAAATTTCCTACAGAGCAGGACAGCTGACTGGAGATCTGGGTCTTGTCCCACCCTCTTTATAAGCAAGCTCTTCCGTGATGGGAAAGTTTCCTAATACAGAAAATGAAGAGACCTGTGTACCTGAAGTCCAAGGTCTCTTTCAGCTACAAAGTTCCATCTGTCTATGATTCTACCTTCTGCCACAGGAAGGGGCTCAGCAGCAAAGTATAACCACTTACTCCATTTCGTTGAAAATGTGGTCTGGACAGAGGATTTTGCAGCAAACACTATGCTACtagcaaaatttaaagaatagTCCATCCAAACGTGCCAGAGCCCACTCTCCCTGAATGACAGAAAATGAAGCCAAGACCTCAAGGGCCGCATCATTACAGTCCATAGAACAAAAGGATACATCTTGGTTACCCCCacccttttttaaagaaaacatgtttCTTATAATATGTACATACAATCTCAGGTAACACAAAGCAGTAAAATAAATCATGCCCGACTAGTCTGCAAGTGGCTATCCCAGGTGACAGCCACGTTGATATTTAGGAATTTAGTTCATTAACGGTTACAAATCATACACTTTCAGAAGTgaaagtaaatgtaaaataacCCAGTTAAAGTTTCTTAATTTAAGaaatgcgcgcacacacacacacaaaagaactgCACTTCTATCAATCTTCCTAAATATAGGGAGGTCAATTATTAAAAACATGGTagaagaaataatatatatagggtcatttttattaagtaatgcaaagtaAGAGttattaaataaacttaatattttaaaaatatgattgcaTTAGCAAACATAAATTCAC
This Camelus bactrianus isolate YW-2024 breed Bactrian camel chromosome X, ASM4877302v1, whole genome shotgun sequence DNA region includes the following protein-coding sequences:
- the PIGA gene encoding phosphatidylinositol N-acetylglucosaminyltransferase subunit A isoform X1, encoding MACSGGGGPDQPPSATLSHVSPGSLSTSITHTHNICMVSDFFYPNMGGVESHIYQLSQCLIERGHKVIIVTHAYGNRKGIRYLTNGLKVYYLPLKVMYNQSTATTLFHSLPLLRYIFVRERVTIIHSHSSFSAMAHDALFHAKTMGLQTVFTDHSLFGFADVSSVLTNKLLTVSLCDTNHIICVSYTSKENTVLRAALNPEIVSVIPNAVDPTDFTPDPFRRDDSVITVVVVSRLVYRKGTDLLSGIIPELCQKYPDLNFVIGGEGPKRIILEEVRERYQLHDRVHLLGALEHKDVRNVLVQGHIFLNTSLTEAFCMAIVEAASCGLQVVSTRVGGIPEVLPESLIILCEPSVKSLCEGLEKAISQLKSGALLPPEKIHNIVKTFYTWRNVAERTEKVYDRVAGEAVLSMDKRLDRLISHCGPVTGCIFALLAVLNFLFLVFLRWVTPDSIIDVAVDATGPRAAWARQHPCSKKGGENNEMSKTR
- the PIGA gene encoding phosphatidylinositol N-acetylglucosaminyltransferase subunit A isoform X2 gives rise to the protein MACSGGGGPDQPPSATLSHVSPGSLSTRTDLLSGIIPELCQKYPDLNFVIGGEGPKRIILEEVRERYQLHDRVHLLGALEHKDVRNVLVQGHIFLNTSLTEAFCMAIVEAASCGLQVVSTRVGGIPEVLPESLIILCEPSVKSLCEGLEKAISQLKSGALLPPEKIHNIVKTFYTWRNVAERTEKVYDRVAGEAVLSMDKRLDRLISHCGPVTGCIFALLAVLNFLFLVFLRWVTPDSIIDVAVDATGPRAAWARQHPCSKKGGENNEMSKTR